One window of Oncorhynchus kisutch isolate 150728-3 unplaced genomic scaffold, Okis_V2 scaffold2015, whole genome shotgun sequence genomic DNA carries:
- the LOC116368900 gene encoding nucleus accumbens-associated protein 1-like: MAQTLQMAIPNFGNNVLECLNEQRLQGLYCDVSVVVKGHAFKAHRAVLAASSSYFRDLFNAGGKSSVVELPPAVQPQSFQQILAFCYTGRLSMNVGDQFLLMYTAGFLQIQQIMEKGTEFFLKVSSPSCDSQGLHAEETPPSEPQSPVTQTTGGGAGVVSTAACRPASCLTPLPLVSRVKTEQSGTTPQPTPQQQEATSYSVVCSPVAKRLWEGGQPRGVQEAARYSSSSASSNNCNSQDATGRNVVNHSNHNNNSNHNSSSVGTPDGTSPGTLSMYTSDSPLSYHDDEEEEEVTDDSAEEQYRQICNMYTMYSMLNVGATGERESWFE, from the exons ATGGCTCAGACGCTACAGATGGCGATCCCTAACTTTGGCAACAACGTATTGGAGTGTCTCAATGAGCAGCGTCTCCAGGGGCTCTACTGCGACGTCTCCGTGGTTGTCAAGGGACACGCCTTCAAG GCGCACCGGGCGGTCCTGGCGGCCAGTAGCTCCTACTTCCGGGACCTGTTCAACGCTGGGGGGAAGAGCAGTGTGGTGGAGCTCCCCCCGGCCGTCCAGCCCCAGAGCTTCCAGCAGATCCTGGCCTTCTGCTACACAGGTCGCCTCAGCATGAACGTAGGGGACCAGTTCCTCCTCATGTACACCGCAGGCTTCCTGCAGATCCAGCAGATCATGGAGAAGGGCACCGAGTTCTTCCTTAAG GTCTCCTCCCCTAGCTGTGACTCCCAGGGTCTTCATGCAGAAGAGACTCCGCCCTCCGAGCCCCAGAGCCCTGTCACTCAAACCACAGGGGGAGGGGCTGGGGTGGTTTCCACGGCAGCATGTAGGCCCGCCTCCTGCCTGACACCCCTCCCCCTGGTGTCGAGGGTGAAGACTGAGCAGAGCGGGACTACGCCACAACCCACACCACAGCAG CAGGAGGCCACTTCCTACTCGGTGGTGTGCAGCCCTGTCGCCAAGCGCCTGTGGGAGGGGGGGCAACCGCG gggggtccaGGAAGCCGCCCGCTACTcttcctcctccgcctcctcaaACAACTGCAACTCCCAAGATGCAACGGGCAGAAACGTTGTTAACCACAgtaaccataacaacaacagtaaCCATAACAGCAGCAGCGTGGGGACGCCGGACGGAACGAGTCCGGGGACGCTGAGCATGTACACCAGCGACTCGCCCCTTAGTTACCACGatgacgaggaggaagaggaagtgacCGACGACAGCGCTGAAGAGCAGTACAGGCAGATCTGTAACATGTACACAATGTACAGTATGCTCAATGTGGGCGccacaggtgagagagagagttggtttgAG